The following are encoded in a window of Xanthocytophaga agilis genomic DNA:
- a CDS encoding glycoside hydrolase family 3 N-terminal domain-containing protein, with the protein MKKSILLFVAIVLQVSIATNAQNLPFSDYNQRWVDSVFQKLTPDERIAQLIMVAAYSNRDQAHIDAISELIRKQKIGGLVFFQGGPTRQVQQTNFYQSISKVPLLVAIDGEWGLGMRLDSTISYPYQMTLGAIQNDSLLYKMGVEVAMQCKRMGIHVNFAPVVDVNNNPNNPVINYRSFGENKENVARKSIAYMKGMQDNHILTTAKHFPGHGDTDADSHYDLPLIKKSRTQLDSLELYPFRKIIEAGIGGIMVAHLSIPSLDSTKNQPSTLSKPIISNLLKNELKFSGLAFTDAMNMKGVTKHYTPGMADAKAILAGNDVLEFTEDVPKAIEEIKKAIREKKITQAEIDARCRKVLAAKAWVGLDKWKSISLTNLSKDLNTPKAKLLNRQLTEAALTLLKNENTFLPLQKLDTLQIASVSVGAEKTTTFQRMLAKYTSVQHFVISKQATTADIKKVKDALAKFDLVVVGVHVPSVRPSKNYGITENMQKALTELSSINQKVIICHLGNAYTLPKFDFSKATAIVTTYQDNTIAQELAAQALFGAVSMSGKMPVSVSPVYPLNGGLGMNSIHRLKYTMPEEVGMNSELLERRIDSMANIALTQKATPGCQVLVAKNGKIIFHKTYGYLTYDNQRPTQEDDLYDLASVTKVTTSAPALMRLSDEGKFGLDKTLATYLPEYKNSNKKDIQFRDILTHQARLTAWIAFWKETVKDDGERNHKLFRTDSSKRFPVKIVDNLWLNRKYCKKIYKEINDSPLLPEKKYVYSDLSYYLYPRLVQLQTGKPFETYLKETFYLPIGATHLTYKPLRYYPIDQIVPTEYDSLFRKTLIHGTVHDEGAAMLDGLSGHAGLFGTANDVAKMMQMYLQMGEYGGQRFINEATLKEWTRYNDVSFSRRGIAFDKPDPKSPGLSAAAASSPESFGHSGFTGTFVWIDPKYQLVYVFMSNRVYPTRNNNKLGSLNIRTGVLQTIYEVIQKGEAK; encoded by the coding sequence TTGAAAAAATCCATTCTTCTATTTGTGGCGATAGTATTGCAAGTATCCATTGCCACAAATGCGCAAAACTTGCCATTTTCCGATTATAACCAACGCTGGGTAGATTCTGTTTTTCAAAAGCTTACTCCGGATGAACGTATAGCCCAACTTATTATGGTAGCCGCCTATTCCAACCGGGACCAGGCACACATTGATGCAATCAGTGAACTAATACGAAAACAAAAAATTGGTGGACTGGTATTTTTTCAGGGTGGACCTACACGTCAGGTACAACAAACAAACTTTTATCAATCTATCTCCAAAGTACCATTACTAGTTGCGATTGATGGAGAGTGGGGACTCGGAATGCGACTTGATAGCACAATAAGCTATCCTTATCAAATGACATTGGGAGCAATCCAGAATGATAGTCTGCTTTACAAAATGGGTGTAGAAGTAGCTATGCAATGTAAGCGAATGGGTATCCATGTCAATTTTGCTCCAGTAGTAGATGTAAATAACAATCCCAATAACCCAGTTATCAACTATCGTTCATTTGGGGAGAACAAGGAAAATGTAGCCCGCAAATCTATTGCCTATATGAAAGGAATGCAGGACAATCACATCCTCACTACTGCAAAACACTTTCCCGGACATGGTGATACAGATGCTGATTCTCATTATGATCTACCCCTTATCAAAAAATCCAGAACACAACTGGACTCTCTGGAATTATATCCGTTTCGTAAAATTATTGAAGCAGGTATTGGTGGAATCATGGTTGCCCATTTGAGCATCCCGAGTCTGGATTCTACTAAAAACCAGCCTTCTACTCTTTCAAAGCCCATTATTTCTAACCTGCTTAAAAATGAACTAAAGTTTTCAGGCCTCGCGTTTACGGATGCAATGAATATGAAAGGAGTGACCAAACATTATACTCCTGGTATGGCTGATGCAAAAGCTATTCTGGCAGGAAATGATGTATTGGAATTCACAGAGGACGTACCCAAAGCAATAGAAGAAATAAAAAAAGCGATTCGGGAGAAAAAAATAACTCAGGCAGAAATAGATGCCCGTTGTCGTAAGGTGCTGGCAGCCAAAGCCTGGGTTGGACTTGACAAATGGAAGTCTATCAGTCTTACTAATCTGTCAAAAGACCTGAATACTCCTAAGGCAAAGTTGCTAAACCGTCAACTGACAGAAGCAGCATTGACTCTACTCAAAAACGAAAACACATTCCTTCCCTTACAAAAGCTCGATACTTTACAGATTGCGTCTGTATCAGTAGGTGCTGAAAAGACAACTACCTTTCAGCGAATGCTAGCAAAGTATACATCTGTACAACACTTTGTAATTTCTAAACAAGCAACTACTGCAGATATAAAAAAAGTAAAAGATGCCTTGGCAAAATTTGATCTGGTAGTGGTTGGAGTGCATGTACCCAGTGTAAGACCATCCAAGAATTATGGTATTACAGAAAACATGCAAAAAGCACTGACAGAATTATCATCTATCAATCAGAAGGTAATAATATGTCATCTGGGTAATGCTTATACATTACCTAAGTTTGATTTTAGCAAAGCCACTGCTATAGTTACTACTTATCAGGACAATACAATTGCGCAGGAACTGGCAGCACAGGCACTATTTGGCGCAGTTAGTATGTCTGGCAAGATGCCTGTTTCTGTCTCTCCGGTTTATCCATTGAATGGTGGTCTTGGCATGAATTCAATTCATCGCCTGAAGTATACCATGCCTGAAGAAGTAGGTATGAACTCTGAATTGCTGGAAAGAAGAATCGACTCAATGGCCAACATTGCTCTCACACAGAAAGCAACTCCGGGATGTCAGGTACTAGTCGCAAAAAACGGAAAAATAATATTTCATAAGACCTATGGATATCTCACCTATGACAATCAGCGGCCAACGCAGGAAGATGACTTGTATGATCTGGCATCCGTGACCAAAGTAACTACATCGGCTCCTGCTTTAATGCGTTTGTCGGATGAAGGTAAATTTGGTCTTGACAAAACTCTGGCAACCTATCTGCCAGAATATAAAAACTCCAACAAGAAGGATATCCAGTTCAGAGATATTCTGACACATCAGGCACGTCTTACTGCCTGGATAGCATTCTGGAAAGAGACCGTAAAAGACGATGGAGAACGTAACCACAAACTTTTTCGCACAGATTCCTCAAAAAGATTTCCTGTGAAGATTGTCGATAATTTGTGGCTTAATAGAAAGTATTGTAAAAAGATTTATAAGGAGATTAATGATTCCCCTTTGTTGCCAGAAAAGAAGTATGTGTATAGCGACTTGTCCTATTACCTCTACCCTCGTCTGGTTCAGTTACAGACAGGCAAGCCTTTTGAAACCTATCTGAAAGAAACATTCTATCTGCCAATAGGAGCTACGCATCTTACCTACAAACCATTGCGCTACTATCCTATTGATCAGATTGTACCTACAGAATACGATTCTCTATTCCGGAAAACACTGATTCATGGGACTGTTCACGATGAAGGAGCCGCCATGCTCGATGGTCTATCTGGCCATGCCGGATTATTTGGTACAGCCAACGATGTAGCCAAAATGATGCAGATGTATCTTCAAATGGGAGAATATGGAGGTCAGCGTTTTATCAATGAGGCGACATTGAAAGAATGGACTCGTTACAATGATGTAAGCTTCAGTCGTCGAGGTATTGCATTTGACAAACCAGATCCTAAAAGCCCGGGATTAAGTGCTGCGGCGGCTTCTAGCCCTGAAAGTTTTGGACACTCAGGCTTTACTGGTACATTTGTATGGATTGATCCTAAATACCAGCTTGTATATGTATTTATGTCCAATCGCGTCTACCCAACACGCAATAACAATAAGCTTGGCTCGTTGAATATTCGGACGGGAGTATTACAAACGATCTATGAAGTAATACAGAAAGGAGAAGCCAAATAG
- a CDS encoding sensor histidine kinase, which produces MKYTAILFLITCGTWLFSFPVRSEVISPSVGVGRADSMYALTESSEIFVDATASLSFAQVQKTPFRSIAPDILRKARWNDIIWLKVTVTNTEEVTSQWLLHTGKASFIDIYIQQPDGKLQHKKSGYYRKNSERDEIRGKENSANIQLRPGKTTLYIRYQNELKIGVAPRLLLQPVTSWNEFIIERNLYEGIAQGVLLVLFLYNFLLYFILKRTTYLYYSLYILSLSVFYINVYNLGKEILLGEFPRIFDYNWATLQIVVIFLLLFICNFLETKKKFPRKHRNMQWLITANLIWGISGAIYLFFSKDLGTIFLIHRYFNLIQFANIVVLLVLFWTSKIRLARLLVLGTLPVFLGGVWDVLFRNASDVTTVHINYFQVGAIIQLILFSLSIGFKMKEEERKRRRAQEKLIGQLQENQKLKDKIAVALERRVKERTQELLVANNDLSTLNREKARLISIIAHDLNSPLNALKGLLQIFENDLVSEEDLKQLIPEVSKDVNYIANLFNNLLVWARSQMEGTILQPKEIELQSIVNETIELLNSQAKKKHLQLKSLLTEPLTAYADEEMIKLVVRNLISNAIKFTPEGGTVTIDALCKGPFVEISVQDTGKGISEENQQKLFNNELFTLRGTHNEKGSGLGLILCKDFVERNGGEIWVESKVSQGSVFRFTVASSLSQQANQESPIELS; this is translated from the coding sequence ATGAAGTATACAGCCATACTATTTTTAATTACTTGTGGCACTTGGTTATTTAGCTTTCCTGTTCGTTCTGAGGTTATTAGCCCAAGTGTAGGTGTTGGTCGCGCAGATAGCATGTATGCATTGACAGAATCCAGTGAGATATTCGTTGACGCTACTGCCTCTCTATCTTTTGCACAAGTTCAAAAAACGCCTTTCCGTTCTATTGCTCCTGATATACTAAGAAAAGCCAGATGGAATGATATCATTTGGCTTAAAGTTACTGTCACCAATACTGAAGAGGTTACAAGCCAATGGTTGTTACATACAGGGAAGGCAAGTTTTATCGACATTTATATTCAACAACCAGATGGAAAGCTACAACATAAAAAGTCTGGTTACTATCGAAAAAACTCAGAACGAGACGAAATCAGAGGCAAAGAAAACTCAGCTAATATTCAGCTAAGACCAGGCAAAACAACACTTTATATCCGTTATCAAAACGAATTAAAGATTGGAGTTGCACCACGTTTATTGTTACAGCCTGTTACAAGCTGGAATGAATTTATTATTGAACGAAATTTGTATGAAGGGATAGCACAAGGGGTATTATTAGTACTCTTTTTATATAATTTTCTCTTGTACTTTATTCTTAAGCGTACAACATACCTTTACTATAGCCTCTATATCCTTTCGCTTTCTGTTTTTTATATCAACGTATATAACCTCGGCAAAGAAATTTTGCTGGGAGAGTTCCCTCGTATTTTTGATTACAACTGGGCCACCTTACAAATTGTTGTCATCTTCCTTTTGCTCTTTATTTGCAACTTTCTGGAAACTAAAAAAAAGTTTCCTCGCAAGCATCGGAATATGCAATGGTTAATCACAGCCAATCTTATTTGGGGTATTAGTGGTGCCATATACCTGTTTTTCTCTAAAGATCTTGGAACCATTTTTCTTATTCACCGATATTTCAATCTCATCCAATTTGCCAATATTGTAGTCTTACTGGTACTGTTCTGGACAAGTAAAATTCGTCTTGCACGGTTGCTGGTATTGGGTACACTACCTGTATTTCTAGGAGGCGTATGGGATGTTCTTTTCCGCAATGCCAGTGATGTCACTACAGTACACATCAACTATTTCCAGGTAGGAGCTATTATTCAGCTTATTCTTTTTTCATTAAGTATCGGATTTAAAATGAAGGAAGAAGAACGTAAGCGGCGTCGGGCACAGGAAAAGCTGATTGGACAGCTACAGGAAAATCAAAAGCTGAAAGACAAAATTGCAGTTGCACTCGAAAGAAGAGTAAAAGAACGGACTCAGGAGTTGCTGGTAGCCAATAATGACCTATCAACATTAAACCGGGAAAAAGCAAGGCTTATTTCCATTATCGCCCATGATCTGAACTCTCCGCTTAATGCTCTCAAAGGGTTACTACAAATCTTTGAAAACGATCTGGTTTCAGAAGAAGATCTCAAGCAACTGATTCCAGAAGTAAGTAAGGATGTAAACTATATTGCAAACCTGTTTAATAACCTGCTGGTGTGGGCTCGAAGTCAAATGGAAGGCACTATCCTGCAACCCAAAGAGATTGAGTTACAGAGCATCGTCAATGAAACAATAGAATTACTAAATTCTCAGGCAAAGAAAAAACACCTTCAACTAAAAAGTTTACTCACAGAGCCATTGACAGCCTATGCAGATGAAGAGATGATTAAGCTTGTAGTACGCAATCTTATCTCCAATGCCATCAAGTTTACTCCAGAAGGAGGAACTGTGACTATTGATGCCCTATGCAAAGGACCATTTGTTGAAATATCTGTTCAGGATACAGGCAAAGGTATATCTGAAGAAAACCAACAGAAGTTATTTAATAACGAGCTATTTACATTACGAGGCACCCACAACGAAAAAGGAAGTGGCCTTGGCTTGATTCTTTGCAAGGATTTTGTAGAACGCAATGGTGGCGAGATATGGGTAGAGAGCAAAGTATCTCAAGGAAGTGTATTCCGGTTTACAGTTGCTTCCTCTCTTTCACAACAGGCAAATCAGGAATCACCTATAGAACTATCCTAA
- a CDS encoding oxygenase MpaB family protein, with product MNQLNEKAAFFSEHLLQEMRTKADPIADTVVHYLMQSGQREKLSFYWKIIESKEKPSSEIPFELQSYLSQTESVPSWVDLRRLERGQRFFARNARSILSILGCLSLPYCYAAADGAQVLLLSQRIHQDTYQRLAETAQFLLDVSSPKAFSTGNGIQRIQQVRLIHAISRYYASHSPQWNAQWGTPVNQEDMAGTNLAFSYIVLQGLQKLGFQWTKDEGEDFLYLWNIIGAMLGVDQQLLPNNLQEAYWLDKKIAKRHFHHSVAGAALTQSLLTCLYEINKDSPVSRNFIHAYMRYLLSNSIADMLEIPSADGVNTLAPLFRSTNVLNALTRVGKWEEKPQYITQTLAYELKQGVDTHLRLPVAFG from the coding sequence ATGAATCAACTAAACGAAAAAGCAGCTTTCTTTTCTGAGCATCTATTACAGGAAATGCGAACAAAAGCTGATCCCATTGCAGATACAGTAGTTCACTACCTGATGCAATCCGGGCAACGGGAAAAGCTCTCTTTTTATTGGAAGATAATTGAAAGCAAAGAAAAACCTTCATCAGAAATACCTTTCGAACTACAAAGTTATCTCTCCCAAACAGAATCTGTTCCTTCATGGGTTGATCTCAGGCGTTTGGAAAGAGGGCAACGTTTTTTTGCCAGAAACGCCCGATCTATTCTTTCTATTCTGGGATGTCTATCCTTGCCTTATTGTTATGCTGCTGCCGATGGAGCTCAGGTATTGTTGCTTTCACAACGTATTCATCAGGATACTTACCAACGTCTGGCAGAGACAGCGCAATTTCTGCTGGATGTATCTTCTCCCAAAGCATTCTCTACAGGAAATGGTATCCAAAGGATACAACAGGTCAGGCTTATTCACGCTATTTCACGTTATTATGCATCCCATAGTCCTCAATGGAATGCCCAATGGGGAACTCCCGTCAACCAGGAAGATATGGCAGGAACTAACCTTGCCTTTTCCTACATTGTTCTGCAAGGACTTCAAAAATTAGGTTTTCAGTGGACGAAAGATGAGGGTGAAGATTTTTTATATCTGTGGAATATAATTGGAGCCATGTTGGGAGTTGATCAGCAACTATTACCAAACAACCTACAGGAAGCCTACTGGCTTGATAAAAAAATTGCCAAACGACATTTCCACCATTCAGTAGCAGGAGCTGCTCTTACACAGTCATTGCTTACCTGTTTGTATGAAATAAATAAGGATAGCCCTGTGAGTCGCAACTTTATTCACGCCTATATGCGCTATCTGCTAAGTAACTCTATTGCAGATATGCTGGAAATACCATCTGCAGATGGAGTAAATACTTTGGCTCCTCTGTTCAGATCTACTAATGTACTAAATGCGCTCACTCGTGTAGGAAAATGGGAAGAAAAGCCCCAATACATCACCCAAACACTGGCGTATGAATTAAAGCAGGGAGTGGATACCCATCTCAGATTACCTGTTGCATTTGGGTAA
- a CDS encoding two-component regulator propeller domain-containing protein: MIFLQYFHPKKLALCYRPQWLIGLVLAFLCGMQTGFSQISELSFRNLSTKQGLSNKDVHAILQDSKGFIWFATKDGLNIYNGYTIQVIQNNPKDNESLPSNDVRALAEDNEGYIWVGTYDNGLIRLNPQTRKGVIYSTATDKALTSNTIFDIHKDRNGNIWIATFGGGLVKFDVKTQKLASYQSDPGNVNGLKSSNIITIHEDKHGDLWLGTFGGGLCKFEVQKQKFSTYLNQENTDIYAIEEDREGYLWLGTYGKGLARFDKQTGKVQYFSTQTVKGLGSDFIRAIKEDNMGILWIGTEKGGGLSSFDPVRNKFNTYKQNPIQSASLSGNDINTLLLDKLGILWIGTEGTGVDQFDTQNAVFKSYISGAGTTPKFTDGAITAIYEDKAQLVWIGGTFADGLAVYAYDRLQDVYTCYKLPVTNELMGFDYTITAIAEDDIGNIWIGTAENGLYRYNKHLKTFRSFTSSNSQLSSNGVEVLYKDRKGIVWVGTYEGGLCKFDPYHETIHTYTHDPKNPASIAGNTIKVIYDDEKGKLWLGTKQNGLSVFTIAKNTFTNYQAQKNSLKSLPGNSIRAITESNGQIWIGTDAGICQFNSQSNTFKRINAQNGLPENNVCSMLSDKNGDLWISTFSKGLVRFNPKTNKFRYFTTEEGLYSNEFQQWAAHKNYDGELFFGGSRHFISFNPDKVFENPYVAPIYLTSFTLFDKKKEFAKPLYDLSVIDLDYKDNFFEFEFASLNYLNPEKNSYAFMMEGVDKDWKNVGNRRLASYTNLDPGSYTFKVKAADKYNQWNNTWASIHVVIHPAWYQTWWARISGIALVLGSILVYYRNRIRFFQRQKQILEDLVQQRTAELVQKNAEIESQKNNIEEKNIKLTEAKELIEQINEELRAINNDLEYRVEQRTHQLKVANESLLKSNQELDMFIYRASHDIKGPLASLSGLCKVAGMDVEDPKAKDYFSLLDKTCDKANHTLVRILKMYDIRNAEIYNEPVSLVKTIERLVSDIKARSAYANTQFELITTADWQVVSDKSLLSIVLHNLIENAFQYQQDPNNPYVKVYLEEVDDTIQIQIHDNGMGILENLQNKLFTMFFRGTVNSSGTGLGLYISKLAIERLGGSVQFVTGFDKETVFRIVIPKLPVAAGLALILPSEAEVAPAAE, encoded by the coding sequence ATGATTTTCTTACAGTATTTCCATCCTAAGAAGCTTGCTCTATGCTATAGGCCACAATGGCTTATTGGCCTGGTTTTGGCTTTTTTATGTGGAATGCAAACAGGATTTTCACAGATAAGTGAATTGAGCTTCAGGAACTTATCTACAAAACAGGGGCTGTCAAACAAAGATGTACATGCCATCCTGCAGGATAGTAAAGGCTTTATCTGGTTTGCCACTAAAGATGGCCTCAATATTTATAATGGATATACCATTCAGGTTATTCAGAATAATCCTAAAGATAATGAGAGTCTACCCAGCAATGATGTTCGTGCATTGGCTGAAGACAATGAAGGTTACATATGGGTTGGTACCTATGATAACGGGCTGATTCGTCTCAATCCACAGACCCGTAAAGGAGTCATTTACTCAACGGCAACTGATAAGGCGCTGACTTCCAATACAATATTCGACATCCATAAAGACAGGAACGGCAATATCTGGATTGCAACATTTGGTGGAGGGCTGGTGAAATTTGATGTAAAAACGCAAAAATTAGCTTCCTATCAGAGTGACCCTGGCAATGTCAACGGGCTCAAAAGTAGCAATATCATTACTATACATGAAGATAAGCATGGAGACCTCTGGTTAGGTACTTTTGGAGGTGGTCTTTGTAAGTTTGAAGTACAAAAGCAGAAATTCTCTACCTATTTAAATCAGGAAAACACAGATATCTATGCAATAGAAGAAGATCGTGAAGGATATCTCTGGTTAGGAACATATGGTAAAGGCCTGGCACGTTTTGATAAACAAACAGGTAAGGTACAGTACTTTTCGACCCAAACAGTAAAAGGATTGGGCAGTGATTTCATACGGGCAATCAAAGAAGACAATATGGGCATTCTTTGGATTGGCACAGAAAAAGGAGGAGGTTTAAGTTCTTTTGATCCGGTTAGAAACAAATTCAATACCTATAAACAAAATCCTATCCAGTCTGCCAGCCTTAGTGGAAATGACATTAATACACTATTACTGGATAAATTAGGCATCTTATGGATAGGGACAGAAGGTACAGGTGTAGATCAATTTGATACACAGAATGCAGTATTTAAGTCGTATATAAGTGGTGCAGGTACTACACCTAAATTTACAGATGGCGCTATTACCGCAATTTATGAAGACAAAGCACAACTAGTATGGATTGGTGGCACCTTTGCAGATGGCCTGGCTGTATATGCTTATGACAGACTTCAGGATGTGTATACCTGCTATAAATTGCCAGTTACCAATGAGTTGATGGGTTTTGATTATACAATTACTGCCATTGCTGAAGATGATATTGGAAATATATGGATAGGAACAGCAGAAAATGGACTGTATCGGTATAATAAACATCTAAAAACATTCCGTTCTTTTACTTCAAGCAATAGCCAGTTAAGTAGTAATGGGGTTGAAGTTTTATATAAGGACAGAAAAGGTATTGTATGGGTTGGTACATATGAAGGAGGGCTTTGCAAGTTTGATCCCTATCATGAGACCATTCATACCTATACACATGATCCTAAAAATCCTGCATCTATCGCTGGGAATACAATCAAGGTAATCTACGATGATGAGAAAGGAAAGCTGTGGTTAGGTACCAAACAAAATGGGTTGTCGGTCTTTACTATCGCAAAAAACACCTTTACCAATTATCAGGCACAGAAAAACTCCTTGAAAAGTTTGCCTGGTAATTCGATTCGGGCTATTACGGAAAGTAATGGTCAGATATGGATTGGGACAGATGCCGGAATCTGTCAGTTTAATTCCCAGAGTAATACCTTTAAGCGTATAAATGCCCAGAATGGCTTACCGGAAAACAATGTCTGTAGTATGCTTTCGGATAAAAATGGAGATCTATGGATAAGTACTTTCTCCAAAGGTCTGGTACGATTTAATCCTAAAACAAATAAGTTCCGATACTTTACTACAGAGGAAGGCTTGTATAGTAATGAATTTCAACAATGGGCAGCACACAAAAATTATGATGGAGAACTATTTTTCGGGGGGAGCAGGCATTTCATTAGCTTCAATCCAGATAAGGTATTTGAAAATCCATATGTAGCACCTATTTATCTTACCTCATTTACATTATTTGATAAGAAAAAAGAGTTTGCTAAACCTTTATATGACCTGTCTGTTATTGATCTTGACTACAAGGACAACTTTTTCGAATTTGAGTTTGCTTCGCTAAATTATCTGAATCCGGAGAAAAATAGCTACGCCTTTATGATGGAAGGAGTAGATAAAGACTGGAAGAATGTAGGCAACAGACGCTTGGCCTCTTATACCAATCTGGACCCTGGTTCTTATACATTCAAAGTAAAAGCTGCCGATAAATACAATCAGTGGAATAATACTTGGGCTTCTATTCATGTTGTCATTCATCCTGCGTGGTACCAAACCTGGTGGGCACGTATTTCAGGTATAGCCTTAGTACTGGGATCTATTCTGGTATATTATAGAAACAGAATTCGTTTCTTTCAAAGACAAAAGCAGATTCTGGAAGATCTGGTACAACAAAGAACTGCGGAACTTGTCCAAAAGAATGCAGAAATTGAAAGCCAGAAGAATAATATTGAAGAGAAAAATATCAAACTTACAGAGGCGAAAGAGTTGATTGAACAGATTAACGAAGAGCTGAGAGCTATAAATAATGATCTTGAATATAGAGTAGAACAACGTACCCATCAGCTTAAGGTTGCCAATGAAAGTCTCTTAAAGAGCAATCAGGAACTGGATATGTTTATTTATCGTGCTTCGCATGATATCAAAGGGCCATTGGCGAGTCTATCCGGGTTATGCAAGGTTGCAGGAATGGATGTTGAAGATCCTAAGGCAAAAGATTACTTCTCCTTGCTTGATAAGACATGTGACAAAGCCAATCATACTCTGGTGCGAATCCTGAAAATGTATGATATCCGGAATGCTGAAATATATAATGAACCTGTGAGCCTGGTGAAGACGATAGAACGTCTGGTATCGGACATCAAAGCCAGATCAGCCTATGCCAATACACAATTTGAGCTGATTACTACGGCAGATTGGCAGGTAGTATCTGACAAATCGCTATTGTCAATCGTTTTACATAATCTGATTGAAAATGCCTTTCAATATCAACAAGATCCGAATAATCCGTATGTAAAAGTGTACCTGGAAGAGGTAGATGATACCATTCAGATACAAATACATGATAATGGAATGGGTATTCTGGAAAACCTGCAAAATAAACTGTTTACTATGTTTTTCCGTGGAACTGTAAATTCCAGTGGTACAGGGCTTGGTCTGTATATATCTAAATTAGCCATTGAACGATTGGGCGGAAGTGTACAGTTTGTTACAGGTTTTGATAAAGAAACGGTATTCAGAATAGTTATTCCCAAGCTTCCTGTTGCAGCCGGATTAGCCCTTATTCTTCCCTCTGAGGCAGAAGTTGCTCCTGCTGCTGAATGA